One window of Streptomyces sp. NBC_00273 genomic DNA carries:
- a CDS encoding CPBP family intramembrane glutamic endopeptidase — translation MGWSQRDGRTESGVRTEPEPVFLELDEDGRRRLLRTETLLVLALSLGASGVSALISFIGSLTKPGGLKDQAATLNGSYAPGRPWLDLAWQLFGIASALVPVLLVAHLLTREGAPGLRVLGFDRTRPGWDFGRGALVAAGIGSAGLAFYLGARATGFNLTVVPEALPDVWWKFPVLILSALQNAVVEEIIVLAYLLRRLGQLGWSPMAALLASSALRGSYHLYQGIGGFIGNMVMGVVFVLAYRRWGRVAPLVVAHALLDIVAFGGYALLAGKVGWLPTP, via the coding sequence ACTGGACGAGGACGGGCGGCGGCGCCTGCTGCGCACCGAGACGCTGCTCGTCCTCGCGCTGTCGCTGGGCGCGAGCGGGGTCTCGGCACTGATCAGCTTCATCGGCTCGCTCACCAAGCCCGGCGGCCTCAAGGACCAGGCGGCCACGCTCAACGGCTCCTACGCCCCGGGCCGGCCCTGGCTGGACCTCGCCTGGCAGCTGTTCGGCATCGCGAGCGCCCTGGTACCCGTACTGCTGGTCGCGCACCTGCTGACCCGCGAGGGCGCCCCCGGGCTGCGGGTGCTGGGCTTCGACCGCACCCGGCCCGGGTGGGACTTCGGCCGGGGCGCCCTGGTCGCGGCCGGGATCGGCAGCGCCGGGCTGGCCTTCTACCTGGGCGCCCGGGCCACCGGATTCAACCTCACGGTGGTGCCGGAGGCGCTGCCCGACGTGTGGTGGAAGTTCCCCGTGCTCATCCTCTCCGCACTGCAGAACGCCGTGGTGGAGGAAATCATCGTGCTGGCCTACCTGCTGCGCCGGCTCGGCCAGCTGGGCTGGTCGCCCATGGCCGCGCTGCTGGCCAGCTCCGCGCTGCGCGGGTCCTACCACCTCTACCAGGGCATCGGCGGCTTCATCGGCAACATGGTGATGGGCGTCGTCTTCGTCCTCGCCTACCGGCGGTGGGGCAGGGTCGCACCGCTCGTCGTCGCGCACGCGCTCCTCGACATCGTGGCCTTCGGCGGGTACGCCCTGCTCGCGGGCAAGGTGGGCTGGCTGCCGACCCCGTGA